Within the Ochrobactrum sp. Marseille-Q0166 genome, the region GTCATTGCCACACAGTTGAAGCATGGCATGACGACAAGCTTGTCGGCGGGCTTTATGGCGTTACGCTCGGACGCGCCTTCTTTGGCGAGAGCATGTTCACACGCAAGCGCGATGCGTCAAAAGTCTGCCTCGCCTATTTGGTCGATCATCTCAAACGGCAGGGATTCGTGCTGCTGGATACACAGTTTACGACAGCGCATCTCGAGCGCTTCGGCGCAATCGAAGTCAAGCGCAAGAAATATGAAGGGCTTCTCGAAGAGGCACTTCAGGGCAATGCCAATTTTTGATTTATAAAATTACTGACGTTTATCCGGCGCAGGCACATCAGATGTCTGCTTACAGTTTTTCAACCACACGTCATAAATCGGATGTTCCACGGCATTGAGACCGGGGCTGTCAGCAAACATCCACCCCGTAAAGATGCGGCGAATTTTACGATCAAGCGTGATTTCATCAACTTCAACGAAACCATCCGTGCGTGGTGCTTCGTTATCAGTGCGCGAGTAGCAAACTTTTGGCGTTACCTGAAGCGCACCAAATTGCACAGTCTCATTTATGTAAACGTCAAAGCTGGTAATGCGTCCGGTAATCTTGTCGAGGCCGGAAAACTCTGCGATGGGGTTAGAAATACGCTCAGCATAAGCTGCATTGAAACCAATAGAACCAGTTAATACCGTCAGCAAAGCCACTTTCGTTGCCTGCCTAAGCCAGCTTTTACCGTTTATAGTTGTAACGGGAGAAAACTTCTTCAAAACGGATATCCGTATCAATCTGGTTAATTAATAGCGCCGGAATAATTCCTACGGACCAAATGTGACGATTCGTTGCCCTGTCGCAAGCAACAATGACCGACCATCATTCGGAGAATAGATATATCCTCAGGCCTTTTACGCCAACCGAGCTTCATGAAAAAAAACGGCATGAACATTCATGCCGTTTTCCTTCAAAATTAGCTGCCCGGTGTCCAGGCATCGTATTCGCCCGTTACGCGTGGGCGTTCCGCAGGTGTCGTACCCGGAATGGCAATAGCACCTTTAGGACGGTAGGCCAGCGGCGAACCTGTCAGATTTTGCAAATGCGGCTTCTGCCAGTCGCGCGGCTTGTAGTCTTCCTTGCTTGGCGGTGTATCAACACGGTGGTGTATCCAGCCATGCCAACCCGGAGGAATAGCACTTGCTTCCGCATAGCCATTGAAAATGACCCAGCGGCGCGTACGACCTTCAGAGTCCTTACCACCCTGATAGTAGATATTGCCGAACTCATCTTCGCCAACCCGTTCGCCTTTGCGCCAGGTGTGAAGGCGGGTGCCGAGTGTCTGGCCATTCCACCAGGTGAAGACTTGCGTAAGAAATTTCTTCATGACCTATCCAGATCCGTAATTGCCACAGGCAGATCAACTGCCGGGTTTTGATGCTTATGGCCCTATCAAAGGCCCAAGGCAAGGGGCAAGTTGCCGCTGTCACAAGAGTATGAAGCGCATCACGAAAAGTGTAAAACAGCTTACAGACACGAAGCGCTCAAGCATTAAATCTACATAGACCAGCCTTCGAGAGACTTTTCCATAATGAGCACTGGTTCCTTGCAATCGGAATCGCCCCAATCTTCACTTCGACCCACGCGAGCATAGCCTTTGCGCTCATAAAAGCGCACCGACTTTTCATTGCGTTCTATAACTTCGAGCCGCAGCGTGTTCACGCCGGGAAAAGCCATTTCGACTTCTGCCAAAAGCATTGTGCCGATGCCCTGCACCTGCGATTCAGGGCGCACATAAAGCTGGTGAAGCGAGGCCTTGCCCTCTCCGGTCTGGCTTGCAAAAGCCATACCGTCGATACCGCCCTCACCGTTGTCTGCAACGATAAACTCAGAATATGGCTTCTTCAGATTGGCTTTCAGAGCCGCAACCGAATGCCATTTACCAGTGACGGCATTCACTGTTTCCCGACCTAGAATATCGTCAAAAGTCGCGTGCCAAGTCGAGACCAGCAATTCATGCACGGCCTTCAAATCGGCCTCGCTGGCGCTGCGAACCCACATTATTCTTCAATCCCGAGCTTGGACTTAACCAGATCATTGACGGCCTGCGGGTTAGCCTTGCCGCCCGTCGCCTTCATCACCTGACCAACGAACCAGCCTGCCATGCTTGGCTTGGCCTTGGCCTGTTCAACCTTGTCCGGGTTGGCGCTAATAATATCGTCAACGGCCTTTTCGATTGCACCCGTGTCAGTGACCTGCTTCATACCGCGTTCTTCAACGAGGCTTTTCGGATCGCCACCTTCATTCCAGACGATTTCAAACAGTTCCTTGGCGATCTTGCCAGAAATTGTACCGTCCTTGATCAGATCAATGATCGCGCCAAGCTGCGCGGGCGAAACAGGCGATGTTTCAATATCCTTGCCGGTCTTGTTAAGCGCACCAAGAAGATCATTAATAACCCAGTTTGCCGCCAGCTTGCCGTCACGGCCATCAGAAACTGCTTCGTAATAATCGGCGATCGCCTTTTCCGAAACGAGAATCGAAGCGTCATAGACGGAAATGCCGAGCTTTTCGACAAGACGGTCTTTCTTGACGTCTGGCAGCTCCGGCAGATCAGCAGCCAGCGCATCGACAAATGCCTGATCGAATTCGAGCGGCAGAAGGTCGGGATCCGGGAAATAGCGATAGTCATGCGCTTCTTCTTTGGAGCGCATTGAACGAGTTTCACCCTTCACCGGATCAAACAGACGGGTTTCCTGATCAATGGAGCCACCGTCTTCCAGAATGGCGATCTGGCGACGCGCTTCATATTCAATCGCCTGACCAACAAAGCGAATCGAGTTGACGTTCTTGATCTCGCAGCGTGTGCCGAATTCACCACCGGGGCGGCGGACAGAAACATTCACGTCGGCGCGCATCGAGCCTTCATCCATGTTGCCGTCACAAGTTCCGAGATAGCGAACAATCGTGCGCAGCTTGGTCAGATAAGCGCGTGCTTCATCCGACGAACGCAGGTCTGGCTTGGAAACAATTTCCATCAGCGCCACACCGGAGCGGTTGAGATCGACATAGGACATCGTTGGATGCTGGTCGTGCAGCGATTTGCCCGCATCCTGCTCCAGATGCAAACGCTCAATACCGATCTCCACGTCTTCGAACTGGCCCTTATTGTCGGGGCCGACAGAGATCATGATCTTGCCTTCGCCAACAATCGGCTGCTTGAACTGGGAAATCTGATAGCCCTGTGGCAAATCGGGATAGAAATAGTTTTTCCGGTCAAAAACCGATTTCAGATTGATCTGTGCATTCAGGCCAATACCGGTGCGAACAGCCTGCTTGACACATTCAAGATTGATCACGGGCAACATGCCCGGCATCGCGGCATCCACAAGGGAGACGTTCGCATTCGGATCGGCGCCAAAGGATGTAGATGCACCAGAGAACAGCTTCGATTCGGAGGTGACCTGCGCGTGGACTTCCATGCCAATGACGACTTCCCAATCGCCAGTGGCGCCAGAAATGAAGCGTTTCGGTTCTGGGGTGCGCGTATCAATAAGGGTCATGCTGGCTCGCAAATATTCGGATTGAGCTAAAAACTGATTGCTTACTGGCTAGAGCAAAGCCCCTTGGGATGCAAGCTTTTCAGCTGGTCAATTGCATGTGGTGAAACAGAAAAGGCCGCGCAATGCGCGGCCAATCCCGTATTCAATAAAGAGGAGAAATTAAGCCTCGTCGGACTTTTCTTCTGTCTTCTTCTTAGGAGCGGCCTTCTTCTTGGCAGCAGCCTTCTTGGCTGGCTTTGCTTCCGAAGCTGCATCTTCGTCTTCTGCGGTCAGCTCTTCCTTCGAGACCTTCTTATCGGTCACGTTGATGTTCGCCAGCAGATGGTCAACGACCTTCTCTTCGAAGATAGGTGCGCGGAGGTTTGCAACTGCATCCGGCGTCTTACGCAGGAATTCGTAGATTTCCTTTTCCTGACCCGGGTAGCGGCGTACCTGATCAAAAACCGCACGCTGCAGTTCTTCTTCGGTAACTTCTACACCAGCCTTTTCGCCGATTTCGGAGAGAACCAGACCGAGGCGAACACGACGTTCAGCAAGCTTGCGATATTCTTCACGAGCGGCTTCTTCAGTGGTTTCTTCGTCTTCAAACGTGCGGCCAGCCTGCTGCAGGTCGAAGTTGATCTGCTGCCAGATGTTGTTGAATTCAGCTTCAACCAGCTTTTCAGGTGTTTCGAAAGCGTAATCACCATCGAGCGCGTCGAGAATCTGACGCTTAACCTTCTGACGCGTGATCTGGCCGTACTGACTTTCGATCTGTTCGCGAACAACCTGACGCAGACGCTCAAGCGACTCGATGCCGAGCTTCTTGGCGGTTTCATCGTCGAGAACGAGTTCACCAGCCTTTTCGACGCCCTTAACGGTGATGTCAAAGGTTGCATCCTTGCCTGCAAGATGCGCTGCACCATATTCTGCAGGGAAAGTTACGTTGATAACCTTCTCATCGCCGGCCTTGAGGCCAACGAGCTGTTCTTCAAAGCCGGGAATGAACTGGCCCGAACCGAGAACAAGCTGCGCATCGGTGTCAGCGCCGCCTTCAAAAGGTTCGCCATCAACCTTACCGAGATAGTCGATCGTGACACGATCTTCATTTTCGGCCTTACCCTTCTTGGCTTCAAAGGTACGGGTCGAAGCTGCAACGCGCTTGACCTGTTCGTCAACTTCTTCGTCCGAGATGTCTACGACTTCACGGGTCACAGTGATCTTCGAGAAATCCTTGACTTCAATCTTTGGCAGAACTTCATAGGTCAGCGAGAAAACGAAATCGGCCTTGCCGTCCAGAACCTTTTCAGCTTCTTTTTCGTCTTCAGACATCGAAACGACTGGCTGCGTTGCCGATTTTTCGTTGCGGTCAGCAAGAATAGAGCGTGACGAATCATTCAGGATTTCGTTCACGATCTCAGCCATGAAGGACTTGCCATAGGTCTTGCGCAGGTGTGCTGTTGGCACCTTGCCTGGACGGAAGCCATTGATCTTGGCGCGACCACGTGCAGTTTCGAGCCGCTCGGAGAGCTTTGCTTCGAGATCTCCTGCCGGAACCACGACTTTAATCTCGCGCTTCAGCCCTTCATTAAGCGTTTCGGTAACCTGCATGTTCAAACCTTCACTTCTTTGTCATTGTCCCGCCGTTACCGGCGCTTATGCCTCGTCGCGGGAGAGAAATTCTTTGCCTTAAGGCAGTTGGTGCGGATAGAGGGACTCGAACCCCCACGGTCTCCCGCCAGAACCTAAATCTGGTGCGTCTACCAATTTCGCCATATCCGCCTCTGAACCGAAGTGCATTCAACCGAACGCACCAAATTCGCCTCAGATATTGAACCGCCTCTCGAAAGCGCGCGTCTCTATATCACTCAATTTTCCCGGTTCAAAGGAAAAAAGCCGATTTGCTGGCATTGATTTTCAAGCCGGTTCAAACCGAAGCGCTTTCGTGCTTTCCGCCCCTATATAGCGATCTTATCGCCTTAGCCAAGCCTTTTTAGAATAAAGCCGGATTAATAGAGCGGCTCCTCGTAAAGTTGCCTGCCTTTATCGCGTAAAGCTTTGATAACAGCGGTGCCTGCATCATCAACGGCGATCACAGCGGTAATCTGCAAATCACGCTGACCATCTTCGATTACCCGCCCCTCGCCCTCCGGAACATAATAGCGCTCGATACCGTAACGCACATTGAGCGTCGCATCGGGATCGTCGGGAATCTTGTAGTTCGATTCTCCGCGAATCTGCACTTCATCCTCAGGGAGATCTGTAAAAGACATGAAAGATGCTCGCGAGATATGCCAGATGCCATCAGGTCCAGACTTCAGTGCAACATAAACAGTCCGCGAAGAATCAACGGGCGTACCTTTGATGATTTTGCGATCAATCGACGTTATGTCATAGCCGAGGATCACATAATCCCCACGCATCAAGTCGCGAGGATCGACAGGTTTGGTCTGGAGAACAACTTCATGACCGGACCGCAATATCGAGGCGCGCTGCTCAATGCTTGCATAGAGAATACCGCTCTGAAGCAAAGCTGCGACCACAGCGCCAGCATAGAGCCACTTAGCCTTGATCAAGCTCATGGCTGCACCTCCGTTTCCCGCTTCCGTCCGAAACGGCTTTCCATACGCCGCACGAAGGTAGCCAGGAGAAGAACCAATATGCCAGCGGTCAGGAAAAAGCCCGAAGTACCGATCATCGAGCCAACGGTTGAAAAAGCGAGATAAAGCACTTCTAAAGAAAATGCGGCATATGCAATCGAACGCAAGCTGCCATTATCCCGCCCACATACGGCAAGCGAACCAATCGATAACGCCAATATGAGAATCCCATAGACGACATCCTGCGTGATATTCTTATCAAAGATGGTCGAAAGCATCTTGTCGACCTGAAGAATGCCAAGCGCCATTAGGGCCAACAACAAGCCATAAGAAGCGAGCGGATGCGCGAAACGTGTGAGCCGCTGAAGTGCGTCATGCGCGAAAGCA harbors:
- the tig gene encoding trigger factor translates to MQVTETLNEGLKREIKVVVPAGDLEAKLSERLETARGRAKINGFRPGKVPTAHLRKTYGKSFMAEIVNEILNDSSRSILADRNEKSATQPVVSMSEDEKEAEKVLDGKADFVFSLTYEVLPKIEVKDFSKITVTREVVDISDEEVDEQVKRVAASTRTFEAKKGKAENEDRVTIDYLGKVDGEPFEGGADTDAQLVLGSGQFIPGFEEQLVGLKAGDEKVINVTFPAEYGAAHLAGKDATFDITVKGVEKAGELVLDDETAKKLGIESLERLRQVVREQIESQYGQITRQKVKRQILDALDGDYAFETPEKLVEAEFNNIWQQINFDLQQAGRTFEDEETTEEAAREEYRKLAERRVRLGLVLSEIGEKAGVEVTEEELQRAVFDQVRRYPGQEKEIYEFLRKTPDAVANLRAPIFEEKVVDHLLANINVTDKKVSKEELTAEDEDAASEAKPAKKAAAKKKAAPKKKTEEKSDEA
- a CDS encoding NADH:ubiquinone oxidoreductase subunit NDUFA12, producing MKKFLTQVFTWWNGQTLGTRLHTWRKGERVGEDEFGNIYYQGGKDSEGRTRRWVIFNGYAEASAIPPGWHGWIHHRVDTPPSKEDYKPRDWQKPHLQNLTGSPLAYRPKGAIAIPGTTPAERPRVTGEYDAWTPGS
- the gatB gene encoding Asp-tRNA(Asn)/Glu-tRNA(Gln) amidotransferase subunit GatB, encoding MTLIDTRTPEPKRFISGATGDWEVVIGMEVHAQVTSESKLFSGASTSFGADPNANVSLVDAAMPGMLPVINLECVKQAVRTGIGLNAQINLKSVFDRKNYFYPDLPQGYQISQFKQPIVGEGKIMISVGPDNKGQFEDVEIGIERLHLEQDAGKSLHDQHPTMSYVDLNRSGVALMEIVSKPDLRSSDEARAYLTKLRTIVRYLGTCDGNMDEGSMRADVNVSVRRPGGEFGTRCEIKNVNSIRFVGQAIEYEARRQIAILEDGGSIDQETRLFDPVKGETRSMRSKEEAHDYRYFPDPDLLPLEFDQAFVDALAADLPELPDVKKDRLVEKLGISVYDASILVSEKAIADYYEAVSDGRDGKLAANWVINDLLGALNKTGKDIETSPVSPAQLGAIIDLIKDGTISGKIAKELFEIVWNEGGDPKSLVEERGMKQVTDTGAIEKAVDDIISANPDKVEQAKAKPSMAGWFVGQVMKATGGKANPQAVNDLVKSKLGIEE
- a CDS encoding GDYXXLXY domain-containing protein, with the protein product MSLIKAKWLYAGAVVAALLQSGILYASIEQRASILRSGHEVVLQTKPVDPRDLMRGDYVILGYDITSIDRKIIKGTPVDSSRTVYVALKSGPDGIWHISRASFMSFTDLPEDEVQIRGESNYKIPDDPDATLNVRYGIERYYVPEGEGRVIEDGQRDLQITAVIAVDDAGTAVIKALRDKGRQLYEEPLY
- the aat gene encoding leucyl/phenylalanyl-tRNA--protein transferase, with product MLLRAYATGVFPMAEEADDPEIFWVRPEKRGIIPLDGFHIPKSLQKTIRQAIFEIRLDTDFEGIIDGCASGTGERARTWINRPIREAYRKLFEAGHCHTVEAWHDDKLVGGLYGVTLGRAFFGESMFTRKRDASKVCLAYLVDHLKRQGFVLLDTQFTTAHLERFGAIEVKRKKYEGLLEEALQGNANF
- a CDS encoding GNAT family N-acetyltransferase, translated to MWVRSASEADLKAVHELLVSTWHATFDDILGRETVNAVTGKWHSVAALKANLKKPYSEFIVADNGEGGIDGMAFASQTGEGKASLHQLYVRPESQVQGIGTMLLAEVEMAFPGVNTLRLEVIERNEKSVRFYERKGYARVGRSEDWGDSDCKEPVLIMEKSLEGWSM
- a CDS encoding DUF2155 domain-containing protein, which translates into the protein MRISVLKKFSPVTTINGKSWLRQATKVALLTVLTGSIGFNAAYAERISNPIAEFSGLDKITGRITSFDVYINETVQFGALQVTPKVCYSRTDNEAPRTDGFVEVDEITLDRKIRRIFTGWMFADSPGLNAVEHPIYDVWLKNCKQTSDVPAPDKRQ